The Terriglobia bacterium sequence CCCGCGCGTGGCCCGGGAGGTTGATGGGGAATTCCGCAATGCTCCGCGTCCGACCAAGACGGAGAGCGAGAAGGCGTTCCAGTTGGATTGGATTGCTATGCTGGGGAACGTCAAGGCGTTCATAATGAGCATCTGCATGGCGGTCGTGTTCGCCACCCTGCTGGTGTCCGCCAACACCATTGCCATGTCGATAAGGGAACGCACTCGCGAGGTGGCGGTGTTAAGAACCCTGGGTTTCACCCGCGCGACGATTCTGGGATTGTTTGTAGGCGAAGCCGCAACTTTGGCTCTGGCAGGCGGATTGCTCGGGGCTTTGGCGGCTTCAGGCCTGATCAGTGCCATGGCCCACTCGCCGCAGGGCAGCCTGTTTCTGACTGGAATGAAGGTCACCACTCCTACGCTGCTGGCGGCACTGCTGGTGGCGGTCGCCGTAGGCTTGGTGAGCGCGTTGTTGCCGGCTTATAATGCCTCGCGCCGAAACATCGTGGCCGGTTTGCGCCACATCGGGTGAGCGGAGGAGAGTCATGGCGATTCCCATTCGCTACAACCTTCGGAATCTTCGGCTACGCAAAGGCGCTACGGTGATGACCGCGCTGGGCATCGCGCTGACCGTCACCATCGCAATTTTCATCATGGCCTTGCTTGCCGGCTTGAACGACGCTTTTCCCACCACAGGCGATCCGCGCAACGTTCTGGTACTTCGCAAGGGATCCGACTCCGAACTGGCTGCGGGAGGCATCCAGCGGGATGCCATGCAGGTCTTCAAGGACTTGCCCGGAATTGCGCGCAACCGCCAGGGCACGCCCCTGGTTTCAGGCGAAGACATCCTGGTCATTGTACTGCCGAGGCGGGACGGCACCGGGGAAGTCAACGTCACGGTCAGGTTCCTGACGCCCCTGGGCATCGAGATGCGTCCCAAGGTGAAGCTGATCGCCGGACGGTGGTTCACGCCCGGGCAGCGGGAAGTCGTGGTGAGCAGCGCGGTCAACAAGAGATTCGCCCGGGCAGGCATCGGCGACGCGATCGGGATCGGCAGTGGGAGCTGGAACGTCGTGGGCATCTCTGATGCCGGCGGGACGGCTCACGAATCCGAGATCTGGGGCGACATTAATCAACTCGCCACCGAGTTTGAGCGCACCGTCTACTCTTCGGTTCTGATTCGCGCGGCCGATCCTGCGGCCGCCGAAGCCCTGAAAAACCGCGTCAATGATGATCAGAGGCTGAAGCTCAACGGCATGCTGGAGCCGGCCTACTACGCCTCGCAGACGCGGTCGGGCGCGCCGATTGCCTTCGTCGGCATGATTGTCGCCGTTATCATGGCGATCGGCTCATGCTTTGCTGCCATGAACACGATGTATGCGGCAGTTGCCTATCGCGGTCGTGAAATTGCCACGCTGCGGATCATGGGATTTTCGCGGCCCAGCATCCTCACTTCGTTTGTCCTGGAATCACTGCTGCTTTCATTGCTGGGGGCACTGGCAGGCATCGTGCTCATGCTGCCGTTCAACGGTATGACCACTGGAACCTCGAACGCGGTCACTTTCAGCGAGGTGGTGTTCGCCTTGCGCATGACCCCGCGGGTGGTCGCAGTGGCGGTCGTTTTTGCCGTAGTGATGGGATTGTTCGGGGGGCTGGCGCCGGCGTGGCATGCGTCACGCCAAAACGTGGTCGCCGCCCTGCGCGACTAAACCTCGAAGTGAGGATTCCTGCAGTGTCAGAGTCTTTGAGTCTTCGCGGTGGTTGTCACCCTGTGCCGCCGCGACGCCAGGACGCTGGACTCTTACTATTGGATGCATATGCCCGGCGACGATAAACACGAACAGCTTCAGAACCTGCGTATCGACCGGTCCCAGCGCAGCGATGCGGGGGCACCGCCTGCGTGGGCGCGTCGCACCATCCTCGGCGGCATAATCGTGGTGGCGCTGCTGGGAATGGCGGCAATGGCCTACCGCTGGCTTGCGCCGGATGTGCTGGAGGTGGAGGTCGTTCGCGCCTCCGCGGAAAACGCCAACCTGCCCGGCGTCGTGCTCAGCGCCAGCGGTTATATCGTGGCTCACCACAAAATCAACGTAAACTCCAAGGTGACAGGCCGTGTCGCCTGGATCGGAGTGGAAAAAGGCGACAAGGTGAAGCAGGGGCAGGTCCTGGTTCGCCTGGAAGACGACGAATTCCGCGCCCAGGTGCAGCAAGCCAAAGGCGCGGTTCAGAACGCAAAGGCCTATCTGCAGGAGTTGGAGAACGGCTCCCGGCCGGAAGAGGTCCTGCAGGCGCGGCACAACCTTGACGAGGCCCGCGCAACTCTGGCCGTTGACAGGATCACGATGGACCGCACCAAAGAGTTGGTGGCGAAAGGAGTCCTGTCCAAACAACTGCTCGACGACACCAGCGCCAAGTTCGAGGCCGATCAGCAACGTGCGAACTCGCTCGAGCAGGCCTACCGTCTCGCGCAGATCGGACCACGCCCGGAAGAAATCGCGCGTGCGAAGGGTTTGCTGCAGCAGACTGAAGGGCAACTGGCCTTTGCGGAGTCGCAACTGGAGGCGACCATCATTCGCGCTCCCGTGAGCGGCACCATCCTCGAGCGCACGGCCGAAAAGGGGGAACTCATAACCGCCCAATTTGCCAGCGCCGCCGAAGGTGGTCCTGTAGGGTCTGTCGTTGCGCTGGCCGATTTGACCGACCTCCAGGTGGAACTTGACATTGCCCAGGACGACTTCTCTAAACTGGGAGCCAAGCAGAAGGGAATCGTCACGACCGATGCCTATCCGGACCGCAAGTATGACGGTGTCATAGCGGAGATCTCGCCGGAAGCAAACCGCCAGAAGGCAACGGTCCAGGTAAAAGTCCAGATTCTCAATCCGGACGAATATCTGCGCCCGGAAATGAACGCTTCGGTCAAGTTTCTGGCTGACGAGGGCAGGAATGCGGGCACGCGACCCTCAGGAGTTCTCGTGCCGAAGGCGGCAGTGCGCGATCGCAACGGCAAGAAGATCGTCCTCATTGCTTATGACGGCAGAACGAAAGCCCGCGAAGTCCGCATCACAGCCACGCGGAGCAACGGCTACCTGGTCGAAGGGCTCACCGGTGGCGAGGATGTAATCACAGTCAGCCCTGCGAAGTTGCAGGATGGCGACAAAATCAAGATCAAGGGGCAAACATGAGCACGGCAACCGCAAAAGTCGATCCGAACTCCGAGGTGGTGAAAGCGCATAACGTCAGCAAGGTGTACAAGCGCGATTCCTTCGAGGTCAGGGCTCTCGACGACGTCTCGATCGAGATTGACTCGGGGGAATTTCTCGCCCTCATGGGGCCCTCCGGGTCGGGCAAGACCACCCTGCTGAACATGATTGCCGGCATCGATCCCCCCACTTCGGGCCAGCTGCTCGTCACGGGCGAAAATGTCTTCGGCTTCAGCGACCGGCAAGCTGCCCGCTGGCGCAACGAGCACGTCGGCTATGTCTTCCAGACTTTCAACCTGATCCCGGTGCTGACCGCATTCGAGAACGTGGAGTTGCCTCTCCTTTTGACCAGGCTCCCGGCGCCGCAACGTCGTGATCACGTCATGACCGCGCTCAAGCTGGTCGGATTGGAGGATCGCGTCAACCATCTTCCCAAGCAGCTTTCCGGCGGACAGGAGCAGCGCGTTGCCATCGCGCGCGCAATCGTTTGCGACCCGACCCTGGTGCTGGCCGACGAACCCACGGGTGACCTCGACAGCCACTCCGCCACGGAGGTATTGGAAATCCTCGCTCTCCTCAATAAAGATTTCCGCAAAACGATTGTCATGGTGACGCACGATCCCCATGCTGCCGCTTTTGCACACGCCATCCGGCACCTGGAAAAGGGCAGCCTGCTCCCCGGCTGAGGCGCAGCCACCTCCCGGGACCCTTTTGCCAAGTGGTTCAAGACACGATATGATTCTCTCTGAGGAATGATCGTGTTCTCAGGGAGGGGTCACCATGAAAAAGACGGCCGGAATCGGGCTCTGGATCCTGACTCTCAGCCTCGTATCGGGAATGTCGCGGGCGCGTGGCGATGCGAATCCCGGATTTGATAAACTCAGGATGCTGGTGGGTGAGTGGGAAGGCAAAGATGCCCAGGAGAAACCGGTTCGCGTATCCTACAAGATGGTATCTGCCGGAACCGCGCTGCTGGAGACTCTGAGCCCGGGTGGCGAATCCGAGATGGTCACGATCTATACCATGGATGGAGATGCGGTGGCGCTCACGCATTACTGCAGCGCAAACAACCAGCCGCGGATGCGCACCGTGCCCAACGCCGGGGATCCAAACGAATTGGATTTTACATTTGTTGGAGCCACCAATCTCGCCGATCCGGGGGTAGGACACATGCATCGGCTGGCAATCACGATCCAGGATGGGGACCACTTCACCCAGGAATGGACGTGGCGCGAGCGGGGCAAGGCAGACACAATCGAGATTTTCCGCTTCACGCGCAAGAAGTAGCTTTTGGTCTTCTGCGCACTCCCAGGATTGCTCTCCCAACCATGCTGTCCGCATTTCCATGACAAGGCTGCTCGGGAGCGAGGCAGCTCACTGTCGCCTTTGAGAATGGGAATGCAGAAACCGGCCCACTAATGATCATCAGATAATGTTGTGACAAACACTCTGAGTCAGATGTGCCGCCCCTTCGGGGCTCAGTTTTTTGTCACTATATTCGCTGTTCCTCCATAGACGCAAGAGAGCTTGCGCGCTCGACGGACTTCTTCGCCAATCGGCTGCAGCAATCACGAGGCCGTGCCGCCCAGCCGTGACGGCGCGAGCGCTGTGTCCTTCTGCAGATAGCGCGTGCCGAGCAGCCAGAGCACGCCGGCGGCAAGAAACATCAAGCCGACCACGAGGAAGGACTTGTTCATGTCCTGGAACCAGTCATTCAGGAACCCGACGATGACGGGTGAGATCACGTCTCCGAGCGCGTGAATAACGAAGATATTGAGCGCAAAAGCCACCCCCCGCATGGATGGATGCGTGACGTTGGCCAGGATGGTATTGCTGGGACCGGTGTTGAAAAACAGGCAAAAGCAGGTCAGAAAAATCAGCGGCCAAATCCACGGATAAGGTGCTCTTAACACCAGGAGGAAGATGGGAAATCCCGCAAGCATTGCGGAGCCGGATACCAGAAAGTAGGAGCCTGGAAAGCGCGCGCGCAACTTGTCCCCGGCGATGCCACCCAGGAGAGTGGCGGCCAGGCCGGCCACCGCCGTGATCCCCCCAAAGATCGTCGTTGTCGTTGAATATGCGGGCGCGCCGGGGCGCTTCGACAGGTAATACGGCATCCAGAAGGCAATGCCGCCGATCGCAAAGGTCATAGCCGCCATGCCGAGCGTGCACAGGATGTAAGAGGGTGTGCGAAACAGAATCAGATAGTCACGCCAGGGAACGGCGGCAGGCTTGGCAGCGGATGCGAGATCCGCCTGCCCACGAGGGGGTTCCCGCATGAAGCAGCTCCACAGCCCGAGCACAATCCCCGGCAACGTGACGAGGAAAAAAGCCCAGCGCCAGCTCTCGGGTTTGAAACCGAAAGCGGCAGCACCCCAGGCACCAATGCCGGAGCCTGCGATCAGGCCGCCGAGAACGTAACCCAGGGCGCTCCCCACGGGGATGGCGACGTAAAACCACGCCAGCACCTGGCCGCGGATTTTCACCGGATACAAATCGGAAATCATCGTCGGAGCCACCGGTCCGTAGGCCGCCTCGCCGATGCCGACACAGCAGCGGGTAATCAGGAGCATCAGGAATGTCGTTGCCAATCCTGAGGCACCACTCGCCAGGCTCCACAGGATCACGCCTATGCCAATCAGTACCCAACGTGGTTTCCGTTCTGCCAGCCGCGCGAACACGGGTGACCCCGCCATGTAAATCAGCATGAAAGCTGTCCCCAACAAGCCGATCAGGGCGTCCTCGGGCTTAAACCCGAGCCGGGTCTGGGACCAACTGAGGATGGCGGTCAACAGATCATTCCTGGTAGCGGCGGCGGTAGCGTTGCCCTGATCGAAGAAGGTTTCCTTGATGGGGCCGACCACGGCAGAAAGGACCTGGCGGTCGATATAGTTGAAGAGGTTTATCAACAACAGCAGCGCGAGCGCCGATCTGGCGCCCGGGAACGGGGTGTCGCGATCAACCGGGGCGGAGGATGCGGAGAATGCGACGGGCTTCATGGGATTTTCCTGTACATGGACAGTTCCTGGAATCTAAAAACAAGCAGGAGCCGGGAATTCATGCTTTGCATCGCCGTACTTGTATCCTTCATCGGTTGTCGCTCCCGGCCCCCTGGACCTAAGACTGCGGTGCCTCCGGAAACTGGACACTCGCCTGATAATATTGGAGAAGACGCCTGTGAATCGAGTCACAAGTTGCATGAGATGACCGGAAAGCGATCCTGGCGCATGAGAGGAGGTTCCTAAAACCACGCCTCAAAAGACGGAAAGCGGCTCCGAATGTCCCGGTGCGGAATATCCGCAATCTAAACCCTCAACGCACAGGGCGCAGAGGCCGCAGCGGATTTCCGCCTCCGCATGACTTTTCTCCGCGATCTCTGCGACCTCTGCGCTGATCTTTTATTTTTCTTGCCTAAACAGCAAGGATCTGTAAGTAAGCAGTACGAATGGCGCATTGGCGAAATTGTGCCACTCGTGGCTGCTTCGTCAATAACCTGGGAAGCCGCAGTCCAGCACTAACTCAACCACGAACGTCCCACGAAGACAACCCGATGGGCGCGCTATTGTGGCGTCCGTCGCTTTTGTGATATGAAGCTTTACCCATGCATTCTATGCCACGGGGCATCCGGCATCGGCCATCGATTCTTGCCTGCTTGAAGGGAGGCGAGCGGGCGACGATCCGCAAAATGCCCGGGACAGATTGACACAAGGAGTCATTAAACCTGAAGTGCGTGGCACGGCATCGCCGCGAGCCCAAAGACCTCAACGCAGGGAACCCGGAGACCACGGAGAAAGGCAGAGGATTCTCGTGGCAGCTGAACAGGTGTAACAGAATTGTCCAAATCGGCCGGAACTACTGAGGGCACAGAATTCATCAAGGCGCTGGGGCTGCGTGATGTCGCCGCCATGACGCTCGTGGGAGTGGTGTCGCTCCGATGGATTTCGCGCGCCGCACGCATGGGAGCGCCGTCGGTGACGCTCTGGTTTTTTGCGTGGATCTCGTTTTTTTTGCCGCTTGCTGCGGCCGTCTGCGAGTTGTCGAGCCGCTATCCGGAGCAGGGCGGGCTCTACGCCTGGGCGCGGCGCGCGTTCGGCCCGGCACACGGATTCGTCTGCGGCTGGTGCCTGTGGGTCAATAACCTCTTCTGGTATCCCTCGCTCCTGCTGTTTGCAGCTGCTAATGCGCTGCTTGTCTTTGGAGGGAGCCTTTCCTGGCTGGCCGACTCGCGCCTCTACTCGGTTGCCTTCGTCATAGTCATGCTCTGGTTTTCGGTCGGCCTGAATATTCTAGGACTGTCGAGGTCGAAATGGCTCCAGAACATCGGCAGCATCGGCATCTGGCTGCCCGCCGGCCTGCTCATTATTTTCGGAGCGATTGCCTTTACATGGTTTGGATCCGCGACTTCCTTCGCGCCACGCGAACTTCTGCCGAGACACGACATATTGACCACGATCAGCTTGTGGTCGGCGATCTGCTTCGCTTTTTCCGGTCTCGAGTTGACCTCTCTTGTGGGGCAGGAGGTGAAGAATCCGAAACGGAACCTGCCGCGCGGCGTGATGATCGCCGGACTGGCTGCGACGCTCATCTATGTGGCAGGTTCGGTGTCGGTGCTTGTGGCAGTGCCGTCGAAGGCGCTGCTGGAACGAAGCGGTATCGCGGATGCCATCGAACTGGCATCCGGACGGATCGGGCTGGGAGGATTTGGCCCGCTGACCGGGGCTCTGCTGGCACTGGGAGCCGTTGCCATGAACAACTCGTGGTTTGCCGGGGCGGCACGCGTACCGTTCGCGGCGGGAGTCGACCGGGCGCTTCCGGCTGTGTTCGCGCGGATTCACCCCCGGTATCGCACGCCCCATGTAGTGCTCGTCTTCCAGGGTCTTGCCGCTTCGCTGATTTTCCTGGTCAGCCTGTTCTTCACCGTGGGCGGCGCCCGGACGTCGATCCAGGAAGCATACGACATCATGGTAAACCTGACGATTCTGATTTACTTTCTCCCCTATCTCTATCTTTTCATTTCACTGGTGCGGTTGCGTGCGCGGGATTCCAGGGAAAATAATGCGGCACAGTATCGCGTGCCCGGCGGGCGGGTGGGATTATGGTTTGTCGCCGGTGCCGGCGGCATCGCGACCGCCGTCTCCCTCGGTCTTGTGTTTGTTCCACCCCCGGGAACGGGGAATGTGCTGAACTACGAGACCAACCTCATCGGCCAGGCTCTGATCATACTTGCCATTGGCTTCATACTGTACCGCAGGAAATCTTCGATACCGGCGGCGCAGGGTAGAATCCCCTGATGCCTCAGCGCCCTGCTTCGAAAATAGACAAATCGGCATCGGAATCGGGATCGCTATCGCAATCGGAACTCTTGGCCGGCAAAAGCCGATAGCGATACCGATACCGACGTTCGCCAACGATAGATGAACGAGTTTTTCATGCGTGTGGGTGCGCCCCGGCACACGAACACTTCCCCTGCGTTGAAGCTTTATGAGGCCGCAAGTTTCATGGCCAGATCGACGGCGTCGACGGCGTCTTCGGCATAACCGTCAGCCCCGATTTCTTCGGCCCACTTGCGGGACACCGGAGCACCTCCTACCATCACTTTCACCTGCCGGCGCAATCCGGCGCCCCCGAGCGCCTCGACCACCTTTTTCTGCATGACCATCGTGGTCGTCAGCAACGAAGAGAGCCCGACGAGTTCAGCGCCGGTCTCCCTGACGGTGCCGACGAATCTATCGACCGGCACATCGACGCCCAGATCGTGCACCTCGAACCCATTCGCAGCCAGCATCGTGGCTACCAGTGATTTGCCGATTTCGTGGATGTCGCCTTGCACAGTTCCGATCACAACGGTGCCGGGGGATTTGAGAGCCTGGCGGCGGGCGCGCAACTCCGGCTCCAGAAGCTGCATCGCCTGCTTCATGCCGTTGGCTGCCACGATCAGATTGGGAAGGAAGTATTCACCGCAAGAAAATTTCTCGCCCACGATCCGCATGCCTGGGACCAGGCTGCGGTCGATGATGGCCAGCGGCTCGATACCCGCTGCGAGTGCCTCTCTGGTTGCCGCCACGGTCAGATCGGGGTCGCCGTCGACGAGGCTTGCGGTGATCTTTGAATAGAGATGATTGGACATAACCAGGCTCCTTGGAGTGCGGCAGCTTGCTGCCGCTTGATGTTTCAACGATCTTCGGTAAGCGGCGGCAGATGTTCCAAACCGAACTTGCGCGCCGCGGCTGTGGTGATGGCCCGAATCTCGGCGCAGAGTTCGGATGAAAACGGCGGCTGCTCGTATTTTGCCACCAGCTGATCGACGCGCTCGGCCGCCCGCTGGCATGCCGATTTCGCGCCTTTTCGTTTCCAGGCGTCGAGCGAGCCGCGGTCGATGGTTTCCGACGGCAGATAGAGTTCCTTGCTGAACCACTTCAAGGTGTGCGTTTGCGCCAGGTAATCGGCCCGGTGCCCGATCTTGCGCATCAGAGTGAGCGCGATCGGGTCTTCGCGTGCATCGATGCCGCCAATGAGCCGTTTCGCCATGCCGATGATTTCGGCGTCAATCACGAGCTTTTCGAAGCTCTGGCAGCTCTCGAAATCCAGCATGCCCGCTCCGGAGACCATGTTCACGCCTGCGAGGGCAGCAAGCATCGTGCCGCCCGCCGATTCCAGTCCGCACTGCGCATCGATGATCTTGGCGTCACTCATCCCGAGGTAGGCGTGGGTCGGGAGCCGGAGCGCCTTGCCGACCTGCGAATAGGCGCAGTCGATCAGCCACGTGCCGACGTCGCCCATCGGTGTCGTGCCTTCGCGCATGTCGAAGGCCGCCGGGGAGCCGCCCCAGACAATGGGCGAGCCGGGCCTGGCAAGCTGGCCGATCGTGACTCCGCTCAGATTCTCGGCGGCATGCTGGATAACCGCGGCCGCCAGTGTCACCGGTGCCGTCGCGCCTGCCAGCGGCATGGATACCAGCTCCGCAGGGATGCTGTTACGTGCGCAATCGATCAGGTTCTGGCAGGTCAGATCGCTCCAGAGCAGCGGAGGCGACGGGCACACATCGAAGACCGCGATCGGTTTTTCGGCCAGCTCAGCCGATCCTCCCGCCACGGCAACCAGCATTTCGCGCATGGTCCACCAGGTGTCCTTGCGAAACGCACCGGTAATGACCGGCTTGCGCATGAAGTTCAGCGCCAGGTAGAGCCGGTAAAGGTCGCCGATCTCGGCTGGAACGTCCCCGCATATCATCGCGGTGCTCTGCGCATCGATCTGCGGCAGCATCTCGACCAGCTTCACGAACTTGACGAAGTCGGCCGTAA is a genomic window containing:
- a CDS encoding APC family permease — translated: MSKSAGTTEGTEFIKALGLRDVAAMTLVGVVSLRWISRAARMGAPSVTLWFFAWISFFLPLAAAVCELSSRYPEQGGLYAWARRAFGPAHGFVCGWCLWVNNLFWYPSLLLFAAANALLVFGGSLSWLADSRLYSVAFVIVMLWFSVGLNILGLSRSKWLQNIGSIGIWLPAGLLIIFGAIAFTWFGSATSFAPRELLPRHDILTTISLWSAICFAFSGLELTSLVGQEVKNPKRNLPRGVMIAGLAATLIYVAGSVSVLVAVPSKALLERSGIADAIELASGRIGLGGFGPLTGALLALGAVAMNNSWFAGAARVPFAAGVDRALPAVFARIHPRYRTPHVVLVFQGLAASLIFLVSLFFTVGGARTSIQEAYDIMVNLTILIYFLPYLYLFISLVRLRARDSRENNAAQYRVPGGRVGLWFVAGAGGIATAVSLGLVFVPPPGTGNVLNYETNLIGQALIILAIGFILYRRKSSIPAAQGRIP
- a CDS encoding trimethylamine methyltransferase family protein — encoded protein: MRPKLTILSDTMVDQIITEAMELLRDPGVRVHNEEALALLAEAGATIDRANGVAYIPEPMVRKALQTAPSEFHLYGLDGRPAVRYGGDSVQFDPGSAALAILDSGTQEQRTPVTADFVKFVKLVEMLPQIDAQSTAMICGDVPAEIGDLYRLYLALNFMRKPVITGAFRKDTWWTMREMLVAVAGGSAELAEKPIAVFDVCPSPPLLWSDLTCQNLIDCARNSIPAELVSMPLAGATAPVTLAAAVIQHAAENLSGVTIGQLARPGSPIVWGGSPAAFDMREGTTPMGDVGTWLIDCAYSQVGKALRLPTHAYLGMSDAKIIDAQCGLESAGGTMLAALAGVNMVSGAGMLDFESCQSFEKLVIDAEIIGMAKRLIGGIDAREDPIALTLMRKIGHRADYLAQTHTLKWFSKELYLPSETIDRGSLDAWKRKGAKSACQRAAERVDQLVAKYEQPPFSSELCAEIRAITTAAARKFGLEHLPPLTEDR
- a CDS encoding corrinoid protein; this encodes MSNHLYSKITASLVDGDPDLTVAATREALAAGIEPLAIIDRSLVPGMRIVGEKFSCGEYFLPNLIVAANGMKQAMQLLEPELRARRQALKSPGTVVIGTVQGDIHEIGKSLVATMLAANGFEVHDLGVDVPVDRFVGTVRETGAELVGLSSLLTTTMVMQKKVVEALGGAGLRRQVKVMVGGAPVSRKWAEEIGADGYAEDAVDAVDLAMKLAAS
- a CDS encoding ABC transporter ATP-binding protein produces the protein MSTATAKVDPNSEVVKAHNVSKVYKRDSFEVRALDDVSIEIDSGEFLALMGPSGSGKTTLLNMIAGIDPPTSGQLLVTGENVFGFSDRQAARWRNEHVGYVFQTFNLIPVLTAFENVELPLLLTRLPAPQRRDHVMTALKLVGLEDRVNHLPKQLSGGQEQRVAIARAIVCDPTLVLADEPTGDLDSHSATEVLEILALLNKDFRKTIVMVTHDPHAAAFAHAIRHLEKGSLLPG
- a CDS encoding ABC transporter permease, with the translated sequence MAIPIRYNLRNLRLRKGATVMTALGIALTVTIAIFIMALLAGLNDAFPTTGDPRNVLVLRKGSDSELAAGGIQRDAMQVFKDLPGIARNRQGTPLVSGEDILVIVLPRRDGTGEVNVTVRFLTPLGIEMRPKVKLIAGRWFTPGQREVVVSSAVNKRFARAGIGDAIGIGSGSWNVVGISDAGGTAHESEIWGDINQLATEFERTVYSSVLIRAADPAAAEALKNRVNDDQRLKLNGMLEPAYYASQTRSGAPIAFVGMIVAVIMAIGSCFAAMNTMYAAVAYRGREIATLRIMGFSRPSILTSFVLESLLLSLLGALAGIVLMLPFNGMTTGTSNAVTFSEVVFALRMTPRVVAVAVVFAVVMGLFGGLAPAWHASRQNVVAALRD
- a CDS encoding efflux RND transporter periplasmic adaptor subunit, which gives rise to MPGDDKHEQLQNLRIDRSQRSDAGAPPAWARRTILGGIIVVALLGMAAMAYRWLAPDVLEVEVVRASAENANLPGVVLSASGYIVAHHKINVNSKVTGRVAWIGVEKGDKVKQGQVLVRLEDDEFRAQVQQAKGAVQNAKAYLQELENGSRPEEVLQARHNLDEARATLAVDRITMDRTKELVAKGVLSKQLLDDTSAKFEADQQRANSLEQAYRLAQIGPRPEEIARAKGLLQQTEGQLAFAESQLEATIIRAPVSGTILERTAEKGELITAQFASAAEGGPVGSVVALADLTDLQVELDIAQDDFSKLGAKQKGIVTTDAYPDRKYDGVIAEISPEANRQKATVQVKVQILNPDEYLRPEMNASVKFLADEGRNAGTRPSGVLVPKAAVRDRNGKKIVLIAYDGRTKAREVRITATRSNGYLVEGLTGGEDVITVSPAKLQDGDKIKIKGQT
- a CDS encoding MFS transporter — protein: MKPVAFSASSAPVDRDTPFPGARSALALLLLINLFNYIDRQVLSAVVGPIKETFFDQGNATAAATRNDLLTAILSWSQTRLGFKPEDALIGLLGTAFMLIYMAGSPVFARLAERKPRWVLIGIGVILWSLASGASGLATTFLMLLITRCCVGIGEAAYGPVAPTMISDLYPVKIRGQVLAWFYVAIPVGSALGYVLGGLIAGSGIGAWGAAAFGFKPESWRWAFFLVTLPGIVLGLWSCFMREPPRGQADLASAAKPAAVPWRDYLILFRTPSYILCTLGMAAMTFAIGGIAFWMPYYLSKRPGAPAYSTTTTIFGGITAVAGLAATLLGGIAGDKLRARFPGSYFLVSGSAMLAGFPIFLLVLRAPYPWIWPLIFLTCFCLFFNTGPSNTILANVTHPSMRGVAFALNIFVIHALGDVISPVIVGFLNDWFQDMNKSFLVVGLMFLAAGVLWLLGTRYLQKDTALAPSRLGGTAS